One window of the Clostridia bacterium genome contains the following:
- a CDS encoding 2'-5' RNA ligase family protein, whose product MAYVRNALGEMVEDLRRELHPEHAHLPAHISVLPPRALLGTEEEALEFLSAKCRAVEPFEVVMGDVEAFLPTTPTVFIRVAHAAYKMRELHDILNTGVFACEESLPYMPHLTIAKLDTDERARQVYEISRERWSQYSGSRRFLIESLTFVRGRAQEWTDLAPVALGGRSVVAR is encoded by the coding sequence GTGGCTTATGTGAGAAACGCCCTCGGCGAAATGGTCGAGGATTTGCGTCGCGAGCTCCATCCTGAGCACGCGCATTTGCCTGCCCATATCTCCGTGCTGCCACCTCGCGCATTGCTTGGCACTGAAGAAGAAGCGTTGGAATTCCTCTCCGCTAAATGCCGGGCCGTCGAACCCTTCGAGGTGGTCATGGGCGATGTTGAGGCGTTTCTGCCTACCACGCCCACGGTCTTCATTCGAGTCGCTCACGCGGCGTACAAAATGCGCGAACTGCACGATATTCTGAACACTGGCGTCTTTGCGTGCGAGGAATCATTGCCGTATATGCCGCACCTCACCATCGCCAAGCTCGACACCGACGAGCGCGCTCGGCAGGTTTACGAAATCTCGCGCGAGCGCTGGTCGCAGTATTCCGGCAGCCGCCGCTTCCTGATCGAAAGCCTCACATTCGTCCGGGGACGCGCTCAGGAGTGGACGGATCTCGCTCCCGTCGCCCTCGGTGGACGCTCGGTCGTCGCCAGATAA
- a CDS encoding winged helix-turn-helix domain-containing protein — MNSSSSLHESIRFGPFECDVLARELRRKGHRVKIQDQPFQVLTMLLQATGAMVSREQIRHALWPADTFVDFENGLNRAICKLREVLDDKPTAPKYIQTVNRYGYRFIGVIAGTVRLAVLPFTPLSGDTTNELFADGISEEVIGQLGKVGPQQLRVIARTSVMQYKGTRENAAQIGHELDVDYILEGSVRESDHRVRVTVQLVAVADQAHVWSDSYDCEMTDSLTAQADIASRVRHSLSEHFCERNLRKRASVRTIVRSD, encoded by the coding sequence ATGAATTCGTCTAGTTCGTTGCATGAGTCAATCAGGTTTGGCCCGTTCGAATGCGATGTTCTAGCCAGGGAACTTCGCCGAAAGGGACACAGAGTCAAGATCCAGGACCAGCCTTTTCAAGTGCTCACTATGCTGTTACAGGCCACCGGGGCGATGGTTTCGCGCGAGCAGATTCGACACGCGTTGTGGCCGGCAGACACATTTGTTGATTTCGAAAATGGTCTGAACCGCGCAATTTGTAAGCTGCGTGAAGTTTTGGACGATAAGCCCACAGCGCCCAAGTACATCCAGACCGTCAATCGATACGGCTACCGGTTTATCGGCGTCATCGCGGGTACGGTCCGGCTGGCGGTGCTACCGTTCACCCCCCTCAGCGGAGATACTACGAACGAGTTGTTCGCTGACGGTATAAGTGAGGAGGTGATTGGGCAACTTGGAAAAGTGGGTCCGCAGCAACTGCGAGTGATCGCACGTACTTCCGTCATGCAGTACAAGGGAACTCGCGAAAATGCCGCTCAGATCGGCCACGAACTGGATGTCGATTACATCCTCGAAGGCAGCGTGCGGGAATCCGACCATCGCGTGCGTGTGACTGTCCAGCTGGTTGCGGTCGCCGATCAGGCGCATGTTTGGTCTGACAGCTACGATTGCGAAATGACGGATTCACTTACGGCGCAGGCGGATATAGCCAGTCGCGTCCGCCATTCTCTGTCCGAACACTTTTGCGAACGGAACTTGCGAAAGCGCGCATCGGTTCGAACTATCGTTCGAAGCGACTGA
- a CDS encoding DUF4112 domain-containing protein — protein sequence MRPRSEPQVLPPLSARSNVSDETLEILATLLDDMFRIPGTTVRFGLDPLIGLLPGVGDAMSGAASLMIIFAAWQRGLPKVTLSRMVANVAVDSLLGSIPFVGDAFDVAYKSNRKNLNLLKRVESEGRRQQEWHDWLFMVLLVAAVMVLVAAPLVLLWWVLTLIRK from the coding sequence ATGCGACCACGTTCTGAACCTCAGGTCCTGCCGCCACTCTCGGCGCGCTCCAATGTAAGCGACGAGACGCTGGAAATACTCGCAACGCTGCTGGACGACATGTTCCGCATCCCGGGCACCACCGTCCGCTTCGGACTGGACCCGCTGATCGGATTGCTCCCCGGCGTAGGCGATGCGATGAGCGGTGCCGCTTCCCTGATGATTATTTTCGCCGCATGGCAACGCGGGTTGCCGAAGGTGACGCTAAGCCGCATGGTGGCAAACGTCGCGGTGGATTCGCTGCTGGGAAGCATTCCGTTCGTTGGCGATGCATTCGACGTGGCGTACAAGTCGAATCGGAAGAATCTGAACCTGCTGAAACGCGTAGAGAGCGAGGGTCGTCGCCAGCAGGAGTGGCACGACTGGCTGTTCATGGTCTTGCTCGTCGCCGCCGTCATGGTGTTGGTTGCTGCGCCTCTGGTTCTGCTGTGGTGGGTGCTGACGCTCATTAGGAAGTGA
- a CDS encoding nucleotide sugar dehydrogenase, with translation MHIGVYGSGYLATIVSACLADFGTPIICFDTDSLRIMDLAQGVIPFFEKNLKEVIRRNIRAGRLIYSTDAEAHASRAKVMFLCEDSPRYVEQSAMKLAELCSADTVLVLCTPVPVGTASSIEQRLRAAGHQQPVVVHPLFLTDGCAVEDFNWPDRILLGTRSSAAVTAIKTIYRPLVMRGVPVIVTNFETAELVREASTAFVATKISFINELASLCEFVKADAVDLALALGLDKRIAPRCLQPGVGFGGSFVEAEMDSLATLANGKGVALKILTAAREVNRSHSERIVQKIACSMESLSGSEIGLLGLAFKPNTNSVAGSSSIKLARRLVIDGAKVRAYDPVAIPDARAELTSNVTFCESAYIAAEGADALVVGTGWPEFRALDFERLKRLLRKPVIIDTKNLLDSERIRSIGFQYMGVGRA, from the coding sequence ATGCACATCGGCGTTTATGGATCAGGCTATCTTGCGACCATAGTTTCGGCCTGCCTGGCCGACTTCGGTACGCCCATCATCTGTTTCGACACTGACAGCCTTCGCATCATGGATCTCGCGCAGGGTGTTATCCCATTTTTCGAGAAGAACCTGAAAGAGGTGATCCGCCGCAATATCCGCGCGGGCCGTCTCATTTACTCGACCGACGCGGAGGCGCACGCCTCGCGTGCCAAGGTCATGTTCCTCTGCGAAGACTCTCCCCGATACGTCGAGCAGAGCGCGATGAAGCTTGCCGAGCTTTGTTCGGCAGATACCGTGCTCGTTCTCTGCACGCCGGTGCCGGTCGGCACGGCGAGCAGCATCGAGCAGCGTTTGCGCGCCGCCGGACACCAGCAGCCTGTTGTGGTCCATCCGCTTTTCCTGACAGACGGTTGCGCCGTGGAAGATTTCAACTGGCCCGACAGGATTCTGCTCGGCACACGATCCAGCGCGGCTGTGACGGCGATCAAGACTATCTACCGTCCCCTGGTGATGCGCGGCGTTCCGGTGATTGTGACGAACTTCGAGACAGCGGAGCTTGTTCGCGAAGCCTCGACGGCCTTCGTCGCCACCAAGATCTCATTCATCAACGAACTGGCCAGCCTCTGCGAATTCGTCAAGGCCGATGCGGTTGACCTCGCGCTCGCGCTCGGACTCGACAAGCGGATCGCCCCGCGATGCCTGCAGCCCGGCGTCGGCTTTGGCGGCAGCTTCGTTGAGGCGGAGATGGACTCGCTTGCGACACTTGCCAACGGTAAAGGCGTCGCGCTCAAGATACTCACCGCCGCGCGAGAAGTGAACCGATCGCACAGCGAACGCATTGTGCAGAAAATCGCATGCTCGATGGAGTCGCTCTCCGGCAGCGAAATCGGTCTGCTGGGCCTCGCCTTCAAACCGAATACGAACAGCGTCGCCGGATCATCGTCGATCAAGCTCGCACGACGCCTCGTCATCGATGGCGCAAAGGTCCGGGCCTACGATCCCGTTGCGATTCCCGATGCTCGCGCCGAACTTACCTCGAACGTCACCTTCTGCGAATCTGCCTACATCGCCGCTGAAGGAGCCGACGCTCTCGTCGTTGGCACCGGTTGGCCGGAGTTCCGCGCTCTTGACTTCGAGCGGCTCAAGCGCCTGTTGCGCAAGCCTGTGATTATCGACACCAAAAACTTGCTCGACTCTGAACGCATACGTTCCATCGGTTTCCAGTACATGGGAGTCGGCCGGGCATAG
- a CDS encoding zinc ribbon domain-containing protein, with protein MPIFEYICKDCGKAFEAVVLGSRAAACPSCKGTNLEQQLSRFAVSAPSSSATAPCGAPSGSCGGGKCGFN; from the coding sequence ATGCCGATTTTTGAATACATATGCAAGGACTGCGGAAAAGCGTTTGAGGCCGTTGTGCTGGGCTCGCGTGCCGCTGCGTGCCCGTCGTGCAAGGGCACGAATCTGGAGCAACAGCTTTCGAGATTTGCGGTGAGCGCGCCCAGTTCCAGCGCGACGGCACCTTGTGGTGCGCCCAGTGGATCTTGCGGTGGGGGAAAGTGCGGGTTTAACTAG